From the Sphingobacteruim zhuxiongii genome, the window GTTCTCCTGTTGGGATCAATGTACTATCAACTGGCGTGATTTCATTCGCAAATAAGGTTAATTGATGATCGGTAATGGTGCCCGATCCCTCGCCGTTCAAATTAAAGTAGGCGTGATTCGTAAGGTTGATTACCGTCTTCTTGTCGCTTGACGCTTTGTAGGCGATCGTTAATTCATTATTATCGGATAAACTGTAACTGACTTCCATTTGAATATTTCCCGGAAAGCCTTCGTTTTTATCAGGAAGAGTATATGAAAAGACGACTGATTTTTCATCCAATTGCTTCGCATTCCAATTTGCAAAGTGTACACCTTTAAATCCGCCATGCAAGGTATTCGGACCATTATTCGTTGGCGTCGTAAAGGTCTCTCCATCTATACTAAATTTCCCTTTTGCAATACGGTTTCCAAAGGGACCAACGATTGGGCCGAAATAAGGCTCTTCTGGGTTATTGTATAGTGATGCTTTATTGAATCCTAATACAACATCTGTCAACGCTCCATCTTTATTTGGAACTAGCAGGCCGACAAGACGGGCTCCAAAGTCCGTCAAATAGACCGTGGCTCCTTTAGCATTTTTTAATACATAGAGTTTTGCGAGCTTGCCTTCTATTTCTTCATTAAATTGAGCGGTATCCAACAAATCTTTACTCGTATTGGAAGAAGGTCCACTCTTATCTTGTTTTGTCCCTTGTTGGCAGGATAACATAGCCAGCAAAACACAACCTAAGAGTAGATTGGTTAGTTTACTATTCATAAGATTGTTTATAATCGTGTATCTAATATACTAATTCCGTCCCATTAGCAATGGAAACAAAAATAGGTGTTAATTCTAAATTGAACTGAGCTTTGTAACTCGGGCTTATTATCTCAACCAATTGTGCTGCAAACCCTTTTTCAACAATATTGATTGTACAACCTCCAAAACCTCCACCCATCATTCGCGCACCTTTCACTTGCGAAAAGCTTTTTGCCTGTTCAACAAGAAAGTCTAATTCCGGACAACTGACCTGGAATTCTTCGCTAATAGCCGTATGAGCCAAAAACATCTGTCTTCCTAACTCCTCAATATCCCCCTTTTCGAGTGCTTGACAAGCTTTACCTAAACGCTCGTTCTCCTCAATTACGTATTTAGATTTGACATACGCCTCTGGATCAACAGGCTTTACATACAACTCCAATTGATTCAAATTGACGTCGCGCAGACTCTTTACCTCAGGATACTCGGACTGGATAAGCTTAACAGCATGCTCGCATGCGTTTCTTCGATCGTTGTAGGCGGAAGAAGCTAAAGCATGTTTTACATTGGTATTTAGTAATACAATCTCATAATTCCCCAAATCTAGAGGAACGTAAGTATAGCTTAAATCACGACAATCCAATTTAATAACATGATCGGCTTTACTTAAAACAGATGCAAACTGATCCATAATACCGCACATTACACCCGCATAAGTATGTTCTGCTAATTGGCCTATTTTAGCGATCGTAACGCGATCAAGATCCAAGTGAAACAAAGAGTTAAGCGCGTAACCAGTAGCGCATTCTACAGCCGCAGAAGACGATAATCCTGCACCTAAAGGAATATCACCATCGATGTATAAATTAAACCCTCCGATAGATAGTCCTTTGTCTTTAATTTGTTGAACGACACCTAATATATAATTTGGCCATCCTTCCGATGTCGGCGCAATATCGACTAATTTAACTGAATAAGACTGTTTGAAATCTTCGGCAAATAAACTGATTAAATCATCATCTCTTTTTCCTACTGCCACATAAATCGCCTTATCTATTGCTGCAGGCAAAACAAAGCCCTCATTATAATCCGTATGCTCACCAATAATATTAATTCGTCCTGGTGATTTCACTAACAACGCGGCTTCTTGACCGAATATTTCTTTATAACGTTCTTTTAAAAGATTGGTATCTAACATTTACTGGGCTTTATAATGTATTGTGGATTGTTGTTTTATCATTTCAGCGGCACGTTCAGCCGTAATATCGCGTTGAGGATTTGCAAGCATCTCATAACCAACCATGAATTTCTTCACGCTCGCTGAACGAAGCAATGGTGGGTAAAAATGCATATGCCAGTGCCAATGCTTTTGTTCTCCTAAATTCACAGGAGCTTGGTGCATTCCTGCCGAATAAGGAAATGAGGTTTTAAAAATATTATCGTAACGAACTGTTAGTTCTTTTAGCGTTTTTGCAAAGTCAATTTTTTCATCTTCGGTAAACTGACTAATAT encodes:
- a CDS encoding aldose epimerase family protein codes for the protein MNSKLTNLLLGCVLLAMLSCQQGTKQDKSGPSSNTSKDLLDTAQFNEEIEGKLAKLYVLKNAKGATVYLTDFGARLVGLLVPNKDGALTDVVLGFNKASLYNNPEEPYFGPIVGPFGNRIAKGKFSIDGETFTTPTNNGPNTLHGGFKGVHFANWNAKQLDEKSVVFSYTLPDKNEGFPGNIQMEVSYSLSDNNELTIAYKASSDKKTVINLTNHAYFNLNGEGSGTITDHQLTLFANEITPVDSTLIPTGELTSVKGTAFDFTTAKKIGKDIEQQDDQLRYGKGYDHNFVLNGTKENGLNHAAKVLGDKSGILMDIYTEEPGIQFYSGNFMAEKVTLKYGNKDSFRTGFCLEPQHFPDAPNQPNFPSTILKPGETYSTKSIYKFSVQ
- the galK gene encoding galactokinase, which codes for MLDTNLLKERYKEIFGQEAALLVKSPGRINIIGEHTDYNEGFVLPAAIDKAIYVAVGKRDDDLISLFAEDFKQSYSVKLVDIAPTSEGWPNYILGVVQQIKDKGLSIGGFNLYIDGDIPLGAGLSSSAAVECATGYALNSLFHLDLDRVTIAKIGQLAEHTYAGVMCGIMDQFASVLSKADHVIKLDCRDLSYTYVPLDLGNYEIVLLNTNVKHALASSAYNDRRNACEHAVKLIQSEYPEVKSLRDVNLNQLELYVKPVDPEAYVKSKYVIEENERLGKACQALEKGDIEELGRQMFLAHTAISEEFQVSCPELDFLVEQAKSFSQVKGARMMGGGFGGCTINIVEKGFAAQLVEIISPSYKAQFNLELTPIFVSIANGTELVY